GCCAGCCCTCGCTGATATAGGCCCGCGCGATGCCGGCGGTGAATTCGGGGCGCAGCGTAATCGAATCGCCGCCGCGATCCTCAAAGGTGTACATCTCCTTGGAGACGACGTCCGAGGTCTCGCCCATCGAGCGGGCGAATACGCCGGTCGCCTCGAAGATCGGGATCTCGAGCCGCTGGAAGCAATAGAGCTTGCGCACCCGATCGAACATTTCGAGCACCGCGGCGAAACGCCGCTGGTCTTCGCCGAAAATGTCCTGGGTGCCCCGGATGCGCTGGGGGGTCTGGATACGTGCCATTTGGGGGCGGCTATTAGGCTGGTTTCCGGTCCGCCGCAATGTGGGTGAGGGGAAGGCGCGCCGACGCCGCTAAGCCGTTGAAGCGGCAGCGTGCCGGGCCTAGGGGGTGCGCCCATGAGTCGCATCCTGTGTATCCTCGCCGCGTTGCTCGGCTTCGGCGCCGCATCGCCCGCTTCCGCCTATTGGGAATATGGCCACGAGACGGTGGGTGCGATCGCCTATCGCAACGTCACGCCGGCGGTACGCGCGAAGATCGATGCCCTGCTCAAGCGCCAAGCGCTGCTGGAGACGCCGACCTGCCTGGCGAACACGATCGAGCAGGCTGCGGTATGGGCGGACTGCGTCAAGACACTGGGGCCGCGCTTCAGCTATGCCTATTCCTGGCACTATCAGAATATCGACATCTGCCAGCCCTTCGACCTCAAGCCGCCCTGCCGCGACGGCAATTGCGTGTCGGCGCAGATCGAGCGCGACGTGAAGCTGCTCAAGGATCGCAAGGTGCCGGTGCGCGAGCGGGTGATGGCGCTGGTGTTCCTCGTCCACTTCGTCGGCGATCTGCACCAGCCGCTCCACGCAGGCGATCATAGCGACCTGGGCGGCAACAAGGTGAAGACCAATTATGGCGCCTTCACCAGCGCCAAGCTCAACCTCCATTCGGTGTGGGACGGCTATCTCGCCGAGCGCGGGATCTCGCAGCCGCCCTCGCCGGTGCGCGCCTATTCGGCGGCGGAGCGGAACGCGGTTTGGGGCGGCAGCGTAGAAGACTGGAGCCGCGAAAGCTGGCAGGTCGCGCGCGACGTGGTCTATCCGAGCGCGGCGGGCAAGGCGGTGTGCACGCCGGGCGATCATCCCGCGCATCTCGACGCGGCGACGGTGGAAAAGCTGGTGCCGGTCGCGCGCGAACAGGTGGTGCGCGGCGGGCTGCGGCTGGCCAAGCTGCTCGACGAAGCCCTAGGCTGACGTTTCGCCGCGGGGGGCGGGGTGCTATATCCCGTTCATGAAGAAAGAAACGCATGTGCTGGAGAGGCCGCCCGAGGGCGCGGCGGCGGACTGGACGATCCCGCAGGACTGGGCCGCCTATACGGCCGAAGAACACGCCACCTGGGACACGCTGTTCGCGCGCCAGGCGAAATTGCTGCCGGGGCGTGCCTCCTCGGCCTATCTCAAGGGGCTGGAGGCGCTGCGGCTCTCCGAATCGGGCATTCCCAATTTCGAGGAATTGTCCGAACGGCTGATGAAGCTCACCGGCTGGCAGGTGGTCGCGGTGCCGGGGCTGGTGCCCGACGACGTGTTCTTCGACCATATGGCGAACCGCCGCTTCGTCGCCGGCAATTTCATCCGCCGGCCCGACCAGCTCGATTACATTCAGGAGCCGGACGTGTTCCACGACGTGTTCGGCCATGTGCCGATGCTCGCGGACCCGGTATTCGCCGATTATCTTGAGGCCTATGGTCGCGGCGGGATGCGCGCGCTGGAGCTCGGCGCGCTCAAGCAACTCGGCCGGCTCTATTGGTACACGGTGGAGTTCGGACTGGTCGAGGAGGCCGAGGGGCTGCGCATCTATGGCTCGGGCATCG
This genomic window from Sphingomonas sp. contains:
- a CDS encoding S1/P1 nuclease, which produces MSRILCILAALLGFGAASPASAYWEYGHETVGAIAYRNVTPAVRAKIDALLKRQALLETPTCLANTIEQAAVWADCVKTLGPRFSYAYSWHYQNIDICQPFDLKPPCRDGNCVSAQIERDVKLLKDRKVPVRERVMALVFLVHFVGDLHQPLHAGDHSDLGGNKVKTNYGAFTSAKLNLHSVWDGYLAERGISQPPSPVRAYSAAERNAVWGGSVEDWSRESWQVARDVVYPSAAGKAVCTPGDHPAHLDAATVEKLVPVAREQVVRGGLRLAKLLDEALG
- the phhA gene encoding phenylalanine 4-monooxygenase, producing MKKETHVLERPPEGAAADWTIPQDWAAYTAEEHATWDTLFARQAKLLPGRASSAYLKGLEALRLSESGIPNFEELSERLMKLTGWQVVAVPGLVPDDVFFDHMANRRFVAGNFIRRPDQLDYIQEPDVFHDVFGHVPMLADPVFADYLEAYGRGGMRALELGALKQLGRLYWYTVEFGLVEEAEGLRIYGSGIVSSSAESVFALESDSPNRIRFDMQRVMRTDYRIDDFQQNYFVIPSFEALLRETVETDFAPLYAKILAQPDIPIAAILPGDGVITRGTQAYAAGKG